A genomic stretch from Microbacterium proteolyticum includes:
- a CDS encoding sulfate/molybdate ABC transporter ATP-binding protein, translated as MSGADHTADTGFGTVPDAAALTARLRVRRRDFDVDIELDVSAGETVAVMGRSGAGKSTLLGALAGLTPLDEGEISIDGRVLDRAPRLRTDPMHRGIVLLGQDARLFPHLTARENVAFGPRAAGVPASVARSAAEGWLERVGLPGAGDRRPSQLSGGEQQRVAVARALAAEPRVVLLDEPLVALDAVTASEIRAMLRERLAGVTTVAVTHDAVDAAALADRLVIVERGRVTQHGPVREVLATPATEVAAKIAGLERIVGVARGGAFERRGLRLESTDAASRAAAADDGASVAAVFRAADVRFGHGSRGVVSRLEPTPTGVRIVLDVGAAEVSPAEAVGMRPGDVVRWTVPPACLRFVPAS; from the coding sequence GTGAGCGGCGCGGATCACACGGCCGACACCGGTTTCGGGACGGTTCCGGATGCCGCTGCGCTCACCGCTCGACTGCGCGTGCGCCGCCGCGACTTCGACGTCGACATCGAGCTCGACGTGTCTGCCGGCGAGACCGTCGCGGTGATGGGGCGAAGCGGTGCGGGCAAGTCGACGCTGCTCGGCGCCCTGGCGGGGCTGACTCCGCTCGACGAGGGCGAGATCAGCATCGACGGCCGGGTTCTCGATCGGGCGCCGCGATTGCGCACCGACCCGATGCACCGGGGGATCGTGCTGCTCGGCCAGGACGCCCGGCTGTTCCCGCACCTCACCGCGCGCGAGAACGTCGCCTTCGGTCCGCGGGCGGCCGGGGTTCCGGCATCCGTCGCCCGTTCCGCCGCGGAAGGCTGGCTGGAGCGCGTCGGTCTGCCCGGCGCAGGAGACCGTCGGCCGTCGCAACTGTCGGGCGGCGAGCAGCAGCGCGTCGCCGTGGCGCGGGCGCTGGCCGCCGAGCCGCGGGTGGTGCTGCTGGACGAGCCGCTCGTCGCGCTCGACGCGGTCACCGCGTCGGAGATCCGGGCGATGCTGCGCGAGCGGCTGGCGGGGGTCACGACCGTGGCGGTGACGCACGATGCCGTGGACGCAGCCGCACTGGCCGACCGGCTCGTGATCGTCGAGCGGGGGAGGGTCACGCAGCACGGGCCGGTGCGCGAGGTGCTCGCGACGCCGGCGACGGAGGTGGCGGCGAAGATCGCCGGGCTGGAACGGATCGTCGGTGTGGCTCGGGGCGGGGCGTTCGAACGGCGGGGCCTGCGGCTGGAGTCGACGGATGCCGCGTCGCGCGCCGCCGCGGCCGACGACGGCGCGTCAGTGGCCGCGGTCTTCCGAGCCGCCGACGTGCGATTCGGTCACGGCTCGCGAGGGGTCGTGTCGCGCCTGGAACCCACCCCGACGGGCGTCCGCATCGTGCTCGACGTCGGCGCCGCCGAGGTCTCGCCCGCCGAGGCGGTGGGCATGCGACCCGGCGATGTGGTGCGCTGGACGGTTCCGCCTGCGTGCCTGCGCTTCGTGCCGGCATCCTGA
- the cydD gene encoding thiol reductant ABC exporter subunit CydD has protein sequence MKPVDPRLVRYATASRSFFAATAGIVLAQTGVIVGFAWALTSALVGAIQGRPLGELWGYVGVAASLVLLRGLLIAVSERVSARGAAAASLQLRAALVDAVGRLGPGWLARRNAASLSLTAGHGLEALDAYFGRYLPQLVATVVTMPILIGAIALADPLSGLIVAVTIPLIPLFMVLIGLATRGVQQKQYRTLGRLAARFADTVEGLGTLKAFGRQHRAADSIETITRDYKRETMTVLRVSFLSGFALEFLASVSVAIVAVTIGFRLLSGDLSLLVGLFVLLLAPEAYLPLRQVGVQFHAASEGVAATEEIFDALDAARTAAAPDAGSPMRGSVLTLDDVRVHREGHRMPRVSLTVGPGEVVLVTGPSGVGKSSLIAALLGYAPCEGAVRVDGVVVAHARGSVAWAGQRPGLVAGTVGDNVSLGSASDARAVAAALADAGAKGIDPATPLGAGGSGLSGGEAQRVAVARALYRARVTGAPILVLDEPSSALDAATEAHLWATLRREADAGRGVLLVSHRSSARAIATRTVSLSLSREGSESVASAGVQATVLDPSRALHGGRA, from the coding sequence GTGAAACCCGTCGATCCGCGGCTCGTCCGCTACGCCACCGCCTCGCGAAGTTTCTTCGCCGCGACGGCGGGGATCGTGCTGGCGCAGACCGGCGTGATCGTCGGGTTCGCGTGGGCGCTCACGAGCGCGCTGGTCGGCGCGATCCAGGGCCGGCCGCTCGGCGAGCTGTGGGGGTACGTCGGGGTTGCGGCATCCCTCGTTCTTCTGCGTGGACTGCTGATCGCGGTGTCGGAGCGGGTGTCGGCGCGGGGAGCGGCGGCCGCCTCGCTGCAGCTGCGCGCGGCACTGGTCGACGCGGTCGGGCGTCTGGGGCCGGGGTGGCTGGCCCGGCGTAACGCCGCCTCGCTCTCGCTGACCGCGGGGCACGGGCTCGAGGCGCTCGACGCGTACTTCGGCCGGTACCTGCCGCAGCTCGTGGCGACCGTCGTCACCATGCCGATCTTGATCGGCGCCATCGCACTCGCCGACCCGCTTTCGGGCCTGATCGTGGCGGTGACGATCCCGCTGATTCCGCTCTTCATGGTGCTCATCGGACTCGCGACCCGCGGTGTGCAACAGAAGCAGTACCGCACGCTCGGACGACTCGCCGCGCGCTTCGCCGACACCGTCGAGGGTCTCGGCACCCTGAAGGCGTTCGGACGGCAGCACCGCGCCGCCGACTCCATCGAGACGATTACGCGCGATTACAAGCGCGAGACGATGACGGTGCTGCGCGTGTCGTTCCTGTCGGGCTTCGCGCTGGAGTTCTTGGCATCCGTCTCGGTCGCGATCGTCGCCGTGACCATCGGCTTCCGCCTGCTCTCGGGTGATCTGTCGCTGCTCGTGGGACTCTTCGTGCTGTTGCTCGCACCCGAGGCGTACCTGCCGCTTCGGCAAGTGGGGGTGCAGTTCCACGCGGCGTCGGAGGGTGTCGCGGCGACGGAGGAGATCTTCGACGCGCTCGACGCGGCGCGTACCGCTGCGGCTCCGGATGCCGGTTCCCCGATGCGCGGGTCGGTTCTGACCCTCGACGACGTGCGGGTGCACCGTGAGGGGCACCGGATGCCGCGGGTGTCGCTGACCGTGGGCCCTGGCGAGGTGGTGCTCGTGACCGGGCCGAGCGGCGTCGGCAAGTCGTCGCTGATCGCCGCACTGCTCGGGTACGCCCCGTGCGAGGGAGCCGTGCGGGTCGATGGTGTCGTCGTGGCGCATGCGCGGGGCTCTGTGGCGTGGGCGGGCCAGCGGCCGGGGCTCGTGGCGGGCACGGTCGGCGACAACGTCTCGCTCGGGTCGGCGTCCGACGCGCGCGCGGTGGCCGCCGCGCTGGCCGACGCCGGAGCGAAGGGCATCGACCCCGCGACCCCCCTCGGCGCCGGGGGCTCGGGGCTGTCCGGCGGTGAGGCGCAGCGCGTCGCCGTCGCCCGGGCGCTGTACCGGGCCCGCGTGACCGGCGCCCCGATCCTCGTCCTCGACGAGCCGTCGAGCGCCCTGGATGCCGCGACCGAAGCGCACCTGTGGGCGACCCTGCGCCGCGAGGCCGACGCCGGCCGCGGCGTCCTGCTGGTCTCGCACCGCTCCTCCGCCCGCGCGATCGCCACCCGCACGGTCTCCCTGTCGCTGTCGCGTGAGGGGTCAGAAAGTGTCGCCTCGGCGGGGGTCCAGGCGACAGTTCTTGACCCCTCACGCGCTTTGCACGGGGGGCGCGCGTGA
- the cydB gene encoding cytochrome d ubiquinol oxidase subunit II, whose protein sequence is MDLAHLWFWIVAFLFVGYFVLDGFDFGVGMSIPFLGKDDIARRQIINTIGPVWDLNETWVMVAGAALFASFPEWYATLFSGFYLPLLAILLALIARGVSFEYRHQRDSLRWKRSFDRMIFFGSAVPAFLWGVAFANIVQGVPLDADHEYAGTVLTLLNPYGILGGLTTLALFFVHGLYFVALKTDGQVRADARRLAGRVGVAAIALAALFLGWTIVDAAGAPLFLGVVGLSGAAALALIGSWVANTRDREGTAFTLGAVTIVAAVAALFFALFPNVMPTTLAEGSSLTIENASSTPYTLTIMSWAALIFLPLILAYQGWTYWVFRKRVTRARIEKAALVAH, encoded by the coding sequence ATGGATCTCGCGCACCTCTGGTTCTGGATCGTCGCCTTCCTCTTCGTCGGCTACTTCGTCCTCGACGGGTTCGACTTCGGCGTCGGCATGTCGATCCCCTTCCTCGGCAAGGACGACATCGCCCGCCGGCAGATCATCAACACCATCGGCCCCGTGTGGGACCTCAACGAGACGTGGGTGATGGTCGCCGGAGCAGCCCTGTTCGCCTCGTTCCCCGAGTGGTACGCGACGCTGTTCAGCGGGTTCTACCTGCCGCTGCTCGCGATCCTCCTCGCCCTCATCGCCCGCGGGGTGTCGTTCGAGTACCGCCACCAGCGCGACTCGCTGCGGTGGAAGCGGTCGTTCGACCGCATGATCTTCTTCGGATCTGCGGTCCCCGCCTTCCTCTGGGGCGTCGCGTTCGCCAATATCGTGCAGGGCGTGCCCCTGGATGCCGACCACGAGTACGCCGGCACGGTGCTGACGCTGCTGAACCCGTACGGCATCCTCGGCGGGCTCACGACGCTCGCGCTGTTCTTCGTGCACGGGCTGTACTTCGTCGCGTTGAAGACCGACGGACAGGTGCGCGCCGACGCCCGGCGCCTGGCCGGCCGCGTCGGGGTCGCCGCCATCGCTCTCGCGGCCCTGTTCCTCGGGTGGACGATCGTGGATGCCGCGGGCGCGCCGCTGTTCCTCGGCGTGGTGGGCCTGTCGGGCGCCGCCGCCCTCGCGCTGATCGGCTCGTGGGTCGCCAACACCCGCGACCGCGAGGGCACCGCCTTCACCCTCGGTGCCGTCACGATCGTCGCCGCCGTCGCCGCGCTGTTCTTCGCGCTCTTCCCGAACGTCATGCCCACCACCCTCGCCGAGGGCTCGAGCCTGACCATCGAGAACGCCTCGAGCACGCCGTACACGCTGACGATCATGAGCTGGGCGGCGCTGATCTTCCTGCCGCTGATCCTGGCCTACCAGGGCTGGACCTACTGGGTGTTCCGCAAGCGCGTCACCCGCGCCCGCATCGAGAAGGCCGCCCTCGTGGCGCACTGA
- the cydC gene encoding thiol reductant ABC exporter subunit CydC has translation MSGRVREILRAAMPSRRRFAPAVLSGFGTAASAIALLAASAWLIARAAEQPLVMYLSMAVVGVRAFALSRAVFRYLERLTGHDAALHQLAGVRADLVRDIVPLAPDGLARSRRGGLLSSVVDDVEELQNLPLRVVLPLSVAALTSLAAVVFTALISWPAALALLGCLVVAFAVAVAVGWAAGSRAERSIAPLRAAVADAVHDLLTNLDVLTAYGAVDAATARVRDADRALRRAVVRRGGAQGLTSGAVSVLAGLASLGALIVAAPAVTGGVLSGPGLAVVVLLPMAVFEVFGPVPLALASWRQVRAAAERIAEAVPDGIPDGLPRDEPASTGEAPVLGSGLELRGIRAHWPTRSGFDGDSGRLDDIDLRVGPGERVLVSGPSGAGKTTLAHVLARFLDYEGSYAIGGVEARDLSGDDLRRTVGLIEQSPYLFDESVRQNLLFARDDATENDLWTVLARVGLDEWVHERGSLDTPVGDRGSLVSGGQAQRLALARALLRGFPVLVLDEPTAGVDPAASDALLDDLLGAVGRDQAVVLVSHVEVPEGLVDREVRVEGGRVVSAGDAAVRD, from the coding sequence GTGAGCGGGCGGGTCAGGGAGATCCTGCGGGCGGCGATGCCGTCGCGGCGGCGGTTCGCGCCGGCGGTGCTGTCGGGGTTCGGCACCGCGGCGAGCGCGATCGCGCTCCTCGCCGCGAGCGCCTGGCTCATCGCGCGCGCGGCCGAGCAGCCCTTGGTGATGTACCTCTCGATGGCCGTCGTCGGCGTGCGGGCGTTCGCGCTGTCACGCGCGGTGTTCCGTTACCTGGAGCGTCTGACGGGGCACGATGCGGCCCTGCACCAGCTCGCGGGGGTGCGCGCCGACCTCGTGCGCGACATCGTGCCGCTCGCGCCCGACGGCCTGGCGCGTTCGCGTCGCGGTGGCCTGCTGTCGAGCGTCGTCGACGACGTCGAGGAGCTGCAGAACCTTCCCCTGCGGGTCGTGCTGCCCCTGTCGGTCGCGGCTCTCACCTCGCTCGCGGCCGTCGTCTTCACGGCGCTGATCTCGTGGCCCGCGGCGTTGGCGTTGCTGGGCTGCCTGGTGGTGGCCTTCGCGGTCGCTGTCGCGGTCGGGTGGGCGGCGGGGTCGCGCGCCGAGCGCTCGATCGCACCGCTGCGCGCCGCCGTGGCCGATGCCGTGCACGACCTGCTGACGAACCTCGACGTGCTGACCGCATACGGGGCCGTGGATGCCGCGACCGCACGCGTGCGCGACGCCGATCGGGCGCTGCGTCGCGCGGTGGTCCGCCGCGGCGGGGCGCAGGGGCTCACCTCGGGCGCGGTATCGGTGCTCGCCGGACTCGCCTCGCTCGGCGCCCTGATCGTCGCCGCCCCCGCCGTCACCGGCGGAGTACTGTCGGGCCCGGGCCTCGCGGTCGTCGTCCTGCTGCCGATGGCGGTGTTCGAGGTGTTCGGACCAGTGCCTCTCGCCCTCGCCTCGTGGCGGCAGGTGCGCGCGGCCGCGGAGCGCATCGCCGAGGCCGTGCCCGACGGCATCCCCGACGGTCTGCCCCGCGACGAGCCCGCGTCGACCGGCGAGGCGCCGGTGCTGGGCTCGGGCTTGGAACTCCGTGGCATCCGCGCGCACTGGCCGACGCGGAGCGGATTCGACGGCGACTCCGGCCGCCTCGACGACATCGACCTGCGCGTCGGCCCCGGCGAGCGCGTCCTGGTGAGCGGACCGAGCGGTGCGGGCAAGACGACTCTCGCGCACGTGCTCGCGCGCTTCCTCGACTACGAGGGGTCGTACGCGATCGGCGGCGTAGAAGCGCGCGATCTCTCCGGCGACGATCTGCGCCGCACGGTCGGGCTGATCGAGCAGTCGCCGTACCTCTTCGACGAGTCGGTGCGGCAGAACCTGCTGTTCGCCCGCGACGACGCCACCGAGAACGACCTGTGGACCGTGTTGGCGCGGGTCGGGCTCGATGAGTGGGTCCACGAGCGCGGCAGCCTCGACACCCCCGTGGGAGATCGCGGCTCCCTCGTCTCGGGCGGACAGGCGCAGCGCCTCGCCCTCGCGCGGGCGCTGCTGCGCGGCTTCCCCGTGCTCGTGCTCGACGAGCCGACCGCGGGCGTCGACCCCGCGGCATCCGATGCCCTGCTCGACGACCTGCTCGGCGCGGTGGGCCGTGATCAGGCCGTCGTGCTCGTGTCGCACGTCGAGGTGCCGGAGGGGCTTGTGGATCGCGAGGTGCGGGTGGAGGGTGGGCGAGTGGTCAGCGCGGGTGACGCTGCTGTTCGGGACTGA
- a CDS encoding helix-turn-helix transcriptional regulator, whose amino-acid sequence MSDLAGLGDFLQRRREALQPEDVGLARGVRRRTAGLRREEVALLSHMSTDYYARLERGTGPTPSEQMLTSLAQGLHLSLAERDHVFRLAGHQPPARHSATEHISPGMLRVLDRLDDTPAEIVSELGETLRQSRLGAALLGDVTLRTGPSRSVGYRWFTDPGARAPYPAEEAAVLSRVYAAGLRELVAARGPDSRAAELSDDLRARSPEFRALWDTHEVGARPPEIKRFHHPEVGRLDLSCQTLLDPETSHRLLVYTAQPGSESAEKLRLLSVLGPTPATPG is encoded by the coding sequence ATGAGCGATCTGGCCGGGCTGGGCGACTTCCTCCAGCGGCGGCGCGAAGCCCTGCAGCCGGAAGACGTCGGACTCGCGCGCGGCGTCCGCCGCCGCACAGCGGGACTGCGGCGCGAGGAGGTGGCCCTGCTCAGCCACATGTCGACCGACTATTACGCGCGGCTCGAGCGCGGCACCGGCCCGACGCCGTCCGAGCAGATGCTGACCTCCCTCGCGCAGGGCCTGCACCTGAGCCTCGCGGAGCGCGACCACGTCTTCCGCCTCGCGGGACACCAGCCGCCCGCCCGCCACTCAGCGACGGAGCACATCAGCCCCGGCATGCTGCGGGTGCTCGACCGCCTCGACGACACCCCCGCCGAGATCGTCTCCGAGCTCGGTGAGACGCTGCGGCAGAGCCGCCTAGGGGCCGCCCTCCTCGGCGACGTCACGCTCCGCACCGGACCGTCGCGGAGCGTCGGGTACCGCTGGTTCACCGATCCGGGCGCCCGCGCCCCTTATCCCGCTGAGGAAGCGGCGGTCCTGTCCCGCGTGTACGCGGCGGGACTGCGCGAACTCGTCGCCGCGCGCGGCCCGGACTCGCGTGCGGCCGAGCTCTCCGACGATCTCCGCGCGCGCAGCCCGGAGTTCAGAGCCCTGTGGGACACCCACGAGGTCGGCGCCCGACCGCCCGAGATCAAGCGCTTTCATCACCCCGAGGTCGGCCGCCTGGATCTGTCGTGCCAGACCCTGCTCGATCCCGAGACCTCCCACCGGCTACTCGTGTACACGGCGCAGCCCGGCAGCGAGAGCGCCGAGAAGCTGCGCCTGCTGTCCGTGCTCGGCCCCACCCCCGCCACCCCGGGCTGA
- a CDS encoding heavy-metal-associated domain-containing protein, producing the protein MAEQRIDLGLTASSPAGGGCGDGCGCGGVKAVPTPSPATAANDVLSVEGMTCDHCVRAVTEELSALEGVDVVWVDLRVGDASLVRIARTADVSDDDIAAAIDEAGYTLSR; encoded by the coding sequence ATGGCAGAGCAGCGGATCGACCTCGGCCTGACCGCCTCGAGCCCCGCCGGCGGCGGGTGCGGCGATGGATGCGGGTGCGGCGGCGTGAAAGCCGTCCCCACACCGTCCCCGGCGACCGCGGCGAACGACGTTCTGTCCGTCGAGGGGATGACGTGCGATCACTGCGTCCGCGCGGTCACCGAAGAGCTGTCCGCTCTCGAGGGTGTCGATGTCGTGTGGGTCGACCTGCGGGTCGGTGATGCCTCACTCGTGCGCATCGCACGCACGGCAGACGTGAGCGACGACGACATCGCCGCGGCGATCGATGAGGCCGGATACACGCTCTCGCGCTGA
- a CDS encoding cytochrome ubiquinol oxidase subunit I, translating to MEWLDPLALARWQFGLTTLYHFLFVPLTLGMSLIVAVFQTVWYRTGDVRWLHITRFFGRIFLINFAMGVVTGIVQEFQFGMNWSAYSRFVGDVFGAPLAFEGLLAFFLEATFIGLWIFGWDKLPRLAHLASIWMASLGATLSAYFIIAANAFMQNPVGYQMSAEGHRAELVDFWALLTNPVALAAFPHTIFAGWMFAAMIVVAVSAWHLARGQNTDMMRKTLRFGLWTTLASFVLVAIAGDQLSLVMVATQPMKMAAAEATFNTVCGQDASFSIFTLGTPDGTSELFSIRVPFLLSILSTHSLDGCVEGINDLNTLYSQEMFPQFADQVDGNFAPVLWVTYWAFRWMIALGGVAALVCVAGLWVTRKKATRPVAPWMWRVAIWAAPLPMLASLVGWVFTEIGRQPWIVFGLMLTQDGVSPSVPGWSVLISLIAFTLVYASLAVVEFGLIKKFAQKGPDPLPDPDAAHDDAIENTPTTVY from the coding sequence ATGGAGTGGCTCGACCCCCTGGCTCTCGCCCGCTGGCAGTTCGGGTTGACGACCCTGTACCACTTCCTGTTCGTGCCCCTGACCCTCGGCATGTCGCTGATCGTGGCCGTGTTCCAAACCGTGTGGTACCGCACGGGCGACGTGCGGTGGCTCCACATCACCCGCTTCTTCGGCAGGATCTTCCTCATCAACTTCGCCATGGGCGTCGTGACGGGAATTGTGCAGGAGTTCCAGTTCGGCATGAACTGGTCGGCGTACTCACGTTTCGTCGGCGACGTCTTCGGTGCTCCGCTCGCGTTCGAGGGACTGCTCGCCTTCTTCCTCGAGGCCACCTTCATCGGCCTCTGGATCTTCGGCTGGGACAAGCTCCCCCGCCTCGCGCACCTCGCGAGTATCTGGATGGCATCCCTCGGCGCCACCCTGTCGGCGTATTTCATCATCGCCGCCAACGCCTTCATGCAGAACCCGGTGGGCTACCAGATGTCGGCCGAGGGCCACCGCGCCGAGCTCGTCGACTTCTGGGCGCTGCTGACCAACCCCGTCGCCCTCGCGGCTTTCCCCCACACGATCTTCGCGGGCTGGATGTTCGCGGCCATGATCGTCGTCGCCGTCTCGGCCTGGCACCTGGCGCGGGGGCAGAACACCGACATGATGCGCAAGACCCTCCGCTTCGGCCTGTGGACGACGCTGGCGTCGTTCGTGCTCGTGGCGATCGCCGGCGACCAGCTGAGCCTGGTGATGGTGGCGACCCAGCCCATGAAGATGGCTGCGGCGGAGGCGACCTTCAACACGGTGTGCGGCCAGGATGCCTCGTTCTCGATCTTCACGCTCGGCACCCCCGACGGCACGAGCGAGCTGTTCTCGATCCGTGTGCCCTTCCTGCTCAGCATCCTGTCGACGCACTCGCTCGACGGCTGCGTCGAAGGCATCAACGACCTCAACACGCTCTACAGCCAGGAGATGTTCCCCCAGTTCGCCGACCAGGTGGACGGCAACTTCGCCCCCGTGCTGTGGGTGACCTACTGGGCGTTCCGCTGGATGATCGCGCTCGGCGGCGTGGCGGCGCTGGTGTGCGTGGCGGGCCTGTGGGTCACGCGGAAGAAGGCCACGCGCCCGGTCGCCCCGTGGATGTGGCGTGTGGCGATCTGGGCCGCTCCTCTGCCGATGCTCGCGAGCCTCGTCGGCTGGGTCTTCACCGAGATTGGTCGGCAGCCGTGGATCGTCTTCGGTCTCATGCTCACGCAGGACGGCGTCTCGCCCAGCGTCCCGGGCTGGAGCGTGCTCATCTCGCTCATCGCCTTCACCCTCGTGTACGCCAGCCTCGCCGTCGTGGAGTTCGGACTGATCAAGAAGTTCGCGCAGAAGGGTCCCGATCCCCTGCCCGATCCGGATGCCGCTCACGACGACGCCATCGAGAACACCCCGACCACGGTCTACTGA
- the modB gene encoding molybdate ABC transporter permease subunit, with the protein MSAGGYVPRWLIAPAAAGLLFLLVPLTALIARVQWATLWSDITSPAAVEALGLSLGTGAAATALCAVVGIPLAVVIARSPARVAALLRALVTVPLVLPPMVGGVALLYLFGRSGPLGILGLPFTTAAVVLAQIFVALPFLVLAVEGTLRSTGVEFERAAASLGASRATILRRVTLPLAAPGIVAGVVLCFARAIGEFGATALFAGNRPGVTQTMPLAIYTAFNGAGVSQGTAVALSLLLLVTAVAVLLLVRGWRPGVGR; encoded by the coding sequence GTGAGCGCCGGAGGGTACGTTCCGCGATGGCTGATCGCACCGGCGGCGGCCGGGCTGCTGTTCCTGCTCGTACCGCTGACGGCGCTGATCGCCCGCGTCCAGTGGGCCACCCTCTGGAGCGACATCACGTCTCCGGCGGCGGTCGAAGCCCTCGGGCTCTCACTGGGCACCGGTGCCGCGGCGACCGCGCTGTGCGCCGTCGTCGGCATCCCTCTCGCCGTGGTGATCGCGCGGAGCCCCGCGCGTGTCGCGGCGTTGCTGCGCGCGCTGGTCACCGTGCCGCTGGTGCTGCCCCCCATGGTCGGCGGTGTCGCCCTGCTCTACCTCTTCGGGCGCTCAGGTCCCCTCGGCATCCTGGGTCTGCCGTTCACGACGGCCGCCGTCGTTCTCGCTCAGATTTTCGTCGCCCTGCCGTTCCTCGTGCTCGCGGTCGAGGGGACGCTGCGCAGCACCGGCGTCGAGTTCGAGCGGGCAGCCGCCTCGCTCGGGGCGTCGCGCGCGACGATCCTGCGGCGGGTGACATTGCCGCTCGCCGCCCCCGGCATCGTCGCCGGGGTCGTGCTGTGCTTCGCCCGGGCGATCGGTGAGTTCGGCGCGACGGCGCTGTTCGCCGGCAACCGGCCTGGGGTCACGCAGACCATGCCGCTCGCGATCTACACCGCGTTCAACGGCGCGGGAGTGTCGCAGGGGACGGCGGTGGCGTTGTCGCTGCTGCTGCTCGTCACAGCGGTGGCGGTGCTGCTTCTCGTACGCGGCTGGCGGCCGGGGGTGGGGCGGTGA
- the modA gene encoding molybdate ABC transporter substrate-binding protein: protein MSRSARLLTLLSCAALLAGCASAAPEPPASGDQIAGTVEVYAAASLQRSFDEIAAAFEDQNPEVSVSAVYDGSSTLATQIGEGAPADVFASADEKNMAKVASQAPDPRLFAGNTLVIAVPAGNPGAVETLADLTRVTTVLCAAEVPCGAASATLLSNAGVTVTPASAEQNVTAVLTKVAAGEADAGLVYATDVVGRADVEAIVPEGADAVVNSYPIATLTDAPNPEAASAFVAFVLSDDGQRILRDAGFRAP, encoded by the coding sequence ATGTCTCGCTCCGCCCGCCTGCTCACGCTGCTGAGCTGCGCCGCCCTCCTCGCGGGGTGCGCGAGCGCTGCGCCCGAGCCGCCGGCATCCGGAGACCAAATCGCGGGCACGGTCGAGGTGTATGCGGCCGCGTCGTTGCAGCGGTCGTTCGACGAGATCGCCGCCGCGTTCGAAGACCAGAACCCGGAGGTCAGCGTCAGCGCGGTCTACGACGGATCCAGCACGCTCGCCACGCAGATCGGCGAGGGCGCGCCCGCCGACGTCTTCGCCTCCGCCGACGAGAAGAACATGGCCAAGGTCGCGTCCCAGGCTCCTGATCCGCGGCTCTTCGCGGGGAACACCCTCGTCATCGCCGTGCCGGCGGGCAACCCGGGCGCGGTCGAGACCCTCGCCGACCTGACGCGGGTCACGACGGTCCTGTGCGCGGCCGAGGTGCCGTGCGGTGCGGCGTCGGCCACCCTGCTCTCGAACGCCGGAGTGACGGTGACGCCCGCGAGCGCGGAGCAGAACGTCACCGCCGTCCTGACGAAGGTCGCCGCGGGCGAAGCGGATGCGGGGCTCGTCTATGCCACCGACGTGGTCGGACGCGCCGACGTCGAGGCGATCGTCCCCGAGGGCGCCGACGCCGTGGTCAACAGCTACCCGATCGCAACGCTGACCGATGCCCCCAACCCGGAAGCGGCATCCGCCTTCGTCGCGTTCGTGCTGTCGGACGACGGACAGCGGATCCTCCGCGACGCGGGCTTCCGCGCACCGTGA
- a CDS encoding metal-sensitive transcriptional regulator: MERVHGYEGRKDELLKRLRRAEGQVRGIARMVDDDQYCIDILTQVSAVTKALENVALSLLDDHLSHCVAEAAAQGGPVAEEKLKEANQAIARLVRS, from the coding sequence ATGGAGCGCGTGCACGGATACGAGGGTCGGAAAGACGAGCTCCTCAAGCGCCTGCGTCGCGCGGAGGGGCAGGTGCGCGGAATCGCGCGGATGGTCGACGACGACCAGTACTGCATCGACATCCTCACTCAGGTGTCGGCCGTGACGAAGGCGCTCGAGAACGTCGCCCTCTCACTCCTCGACGACCACCTCTCGCACTGCGTCGCCGAAGCCGCCGCGCAGGGCGGCCCCGTCGCCGAAGAGAAACTGAAAGAAGCCAATCAGGCGATCGCCCGCCTGGTGCGTTCGTGA
- a CDS encoding PadR family transcriptional regulator, which produces MSVRQSLLAILDRGACYGSQLRAEYERRTGARVNVGQVYTTLERLERDGMVVGAGVDEEARVLWEPTPAGRAEAHAWLSTASLAEGRDEVALKVALAVTLPGADVGGILSVQRAAVRAALAEAEDGEADAVPAAIVRAARRARLEADLRWLDEVEALTAEATPFGLSEERPRRGRPARSAV; this is translated from the coding sequence GTGTCCGTGCGCCAGAGCCTGCTCGCGATCCTGGATCGCGGCGCCTGCTACGGCTCTCAGCTGCGCGCCGAGTACGAGCGTCGCACCGGCGCGCGCGTGAACGTCGGCCAGGTCTACACCACCCTCGAGCGCCTCGAACGCGACGGGATGGTGGTCGGCGCGGGCGTCGATGAGGAGGCGCGCGTGCTGTGGGAGCCCACGCCGGCCGGTCGCGCAGAAGCCCACGCCTGGTTGTCGACCGCGTCGCTGGCCGAGGGCCGCGACGAGGTCGCCCTCAAGGTCGCCCTGGCCGTGACGCTCCCCGGCGCCGACGTCGGCGGCATCCTCTCCGTACAGCGCGCGGCTGTGCGCGCCGCGCTGGCAGAGGCCGAGGACGGGGAAGCGGATGCCGTGCCGGCGGCGATCGTGCGCGCCGCCCGGCGCGCGCGGCTCGAGGCCGACCTCCGCTGGCTCGACGAGGTGGAGGCGCTCACCGCCGAGGCGACCCCGTTCGGGCTGTCCGAAGAGCGCCCGCGCCGGGGTCGCCCGGCCCGCTCCGCGGTCTAG